The genomic region GTCTCGGATCTTCGAGACCAGGTGGAGAATTCTCGGGCTGTCCGAGTGGCCGGCCTGGAAGTACTGGCGCACGCGCGCGCGGAGCGACGTCGCCTTGCCGACATAGATCACCCGGCCGGCTCCGTCCTTCATGAGGTAGACGCCCGGCTGGTCCGGGATCGTCCGGAGCTTCTCGGAGAGGTCGGCCGGCGTCTGCGCCCCAGGCACCCCGACCGACGGGGACTCGTCGTTCTGCATGGTAGGCGACGTCATCGCTCCTCCATTATACCGGAGGAGCCTCGGAACCAACCGGGCGCCGGCTACTGGGGAGGGCGGAGCGCCTCCACCGCCTGGCGGCCTGCGCCGAGCAGCAGGCGGGCATCGTTGGCGAACATCAGCAACCGCATGCCGAGATCGCGACCGTATTGGACCACCTTGACATCCGACGGGTGGATCCCCGCCGCGACACCGCGGCGCTTGGCCACGTCCACGACGTGACGGTAGGCCTCCTGCATCGTCGGATGGAGCATCTGGCCCGGGACCCCGAGCGAGATGCTCAGGTCGGTCGGCCCGATCAGGAGGACATCGATCCCGGGCACCGCGGCGATCTCATCCAGTTGATCGAGGGTCCGGCGGCTCTCCACCTGCGCCATGATCATCGTCTCCGCGTTGGACCATGCGATCGCGTCCGGTACCGACGCCCCGGAGTAGTCGGTGGCACCTGCCCGGAGGCCAAACCCGCGTTCCCCCACGGGCGGGTACTTTGCGAAGCGCACGATCTGCCTGGCATCGTCCGCCGTTTCGACGTGCGGCACCATGAGGCCCAGCGCGCCGATATCCAGGGTGCGGGCGACGAGGGCGTACGTGATCTCCGTCACCCGAACGAGTGGGGCGATTCCGGCGCTACGCGCGCCCCGGCAGATCCGCTGGAGGCTTTCCGTGTTCGCGGAGCCGTGCTCGGTATCCACCACGAAGAAGTCGAATCCCGCCGCGGCCAGGATGTAGGCCACCTCCTCGGTCAGCATCTCCGAGACCATCGTGCCGACGACGGTTCCCCCCTCGCGAAGTCGCGCCTTGGCGCCGTTCTTGGTCATCCCACCCTCCTCTCGGTCGTCACCGGGCGGCCCGGGCGGCGGTGAGGCGGCACCCGGCTTGATCCTTCACCGTCCGGTTCGCCAGATACGTCGGCCACTCGCCCCGAAGGTACTGCACAATCTGCCGGCTGACTTTTTGGGCCAGGTCGTCGATCGCCTCGATCGTGGTCGAGGCGTAGTGCGGAGTCAGCACAATGTTCTCCATCTTGAGCAGCGGGTTGTCTTTGGCCGGCGGCTCGGTCCAGAGGACATCGAGGCCGGCGCCGGCGAGCCGGCCCGAGCGGAGGGCCTCGATCAATGCCTCCTCGTCGACGACCTTTCCCCGCGAGGTATTGACCAGAATCGCCCCCGGCTTGATCGCCGCAAACTGTGCCCTCCCGATCAGCCCCTCCGTCTCTTTGGTGAGCGGCGTGTGCACCGACACGACATCGCTGCGCGCCAGGAGCGCCTCCAGGCTGTTGACCTTTTCGACCCCCAACTTCGCCATCGCCGGGGCCTCCACGTACGGATCGAACGCGACCGGCTGGAAGCCAAACCCCTTCGCGCGCTCCGCGACCATACGGGCAATATGGCCGAATGCCACGAGCCCCATGGTCTGTCCCCGGAAGCGCCGCATCGGCAAGAG from bacterium harbors:
- a CDS encoding NAD(P)-dependent oxidoreductase is translated as LLPMRRFRGQTMGLVAFGHIARMVAERAKGFGFQPVAFDPYVEAPAMAKLGVEKVNSLEALLARSDVVSVHTPLTKETEGLIGRAQFAAIKPGAILVNTSRGKVVDEEALIEALRSGRLAGAGLDVLWTEPPAKDNPLLKMENIVLTPHYASTTIEAIDDLAQKVSRQIVQYLRGEWPTYLANRTVKDQAGCRLTAARAAR
- a CDS encoding aldolase/citrate lyase family protein: MTKNGAKARLREGGTVVGTMVSEMLTEEVAYILAAAGFDFFVVDTEHGSANTESLQRICRGARSAGIAPLVRVTEITYALVARTLDIGALGLMVPHVETADDARQIVRFAKYPPVGERGFGLRAGATDYSGASVPDAIAWSNAETMIMAQVESRRTLDQLDEIAAVPGIDVLLIGPTDLSISLGVPGQMLHPTMQEAYRHVVDVAKRRGVAAGIHPSDVKVVQYGRDLGMRLLMFANDARLLLGAGRQAVEALRPPQ